Proteins encoded in a region of the Syngnathus typhle isolate RoL2023-S1 ecotype Sweden linkage group LG20, RoL_Styp_1.0, whole genome shotgun sequence genome:
- the mcm3ap gene encoding germinal-center associated nuclear protein isoform X2 → MNPSKPFGGGFQAPSNANPSLFPSFGQQPSGSLPRNVGIFQSSAFGLPSASIVPGNIMFAQGPSFGQQAAQSSSFSSQSPALSQRPVGASNAGFGCNAGPAFGAMSGSSQGSAFGQTPAFGQQSAFGQDPSFGQLSTGFGQKLPGFGQQPAVFGSTQNSSGSTAASLVPPQQISFAHSVFGQAPSTTAAGSVFGTTPTQSRGFGSEFSFKPASEVLFKPIYSGSPEPSHPQTTPLSTLPPFGSTTEKTSSGTAGSSSSTITGFSGAKLGSLGFSFSQPAAAPSLPLQNNPVTSGVSNSGPSSALQFTFSQPAAAPSTSNTNAPMGQPKTPSTFSFSTKPLQAQTAQLFGGNAIIQPSAFSDNQSKAEPGQRSQGGDANVFAPFRKGTKRKEEDPATSAPNAAAAPQAIAEEAETTDSSSPRQPPKRPLMRTRPTAGLFSRALSGLRKAATTSVQQEGKEPLQQKAQLEELTSQHPQVTREHATPSTSAVQTMSTEVVEKAQESDLQDPREAMGESKTPRRTGARSESLDGESLDGESGTSPTDWTVLQCRNIPAALNKKNIIEKHFSQFGNVSKLQCRPSKGLAMVHFESHASAAKAKKNGKLLHQQELLLLWQRKKQSATQFLSPGDKSRRAVGKKAAEKGNEAAHFKAFKRPVLGDTFTRSNSPSKRPAVTLQLDSELPKENVTTTQLSECLAPLIGVTAETTEDKYRLLEQRDKILRQGRPKSTDMDLSKVFVGTCPDMCPEKERYMRETRNQLSIYEVLPNTEMVDHGAAIKEYSRSSADQEEPLPHELRPLPVLAMTMDYLVTQIMDQGHDSLRDWYDFVWNRTRAIRKDITQQRLCCPHTVSLIEKCTRFHLHCAHHLCEEPMSVFEVKINNENLTKCLQSLKEMYEDLEGRHVLCPREAEFRQYSVLLKLNDGDILREVQQFRDEVRNSPEVHFAVQAFAALNSNNFVRFFKLVKRASYLASCLLHRYFNQVRAKALKTLNTAHTVGPRSTAFPVDDIVRMLMFCSAKEATDFIQKYGLNVSEGVVDLNRVAYQEPELLSQKKSQVIQAKKTTSTGEVVNGGPLPNPPQHKPVCTFDSYNKYRGEGPLTESAPNPFKAIAAKVEVKAPPSIQFQTQVSPDVPNVFGVRAEKTESSLSFPSVALQAEEAAQLLQPVAQPPAVKAPSPVPEPQPVFSDEDITAEVDCLIDEMVETSARAVAADGAAYAAAALVESSVQAESVLNEVLGEVLQELSSREILLEQERVAEEQRRIEEARRRQELENLLSKFRLSLFAEITQEVLDETIQEIAATVFRQAVDEKARCVAQCSQEVCTSFIEDTLKADIALLVEEILTAELQRARKYIKRWRDVVAVRRQLKRQMRGFPAAPCFVDPRFKLKALSPSAPAQQSVEDLTRGIVHLGNAGRLSLSSTRALKMRYLAVHQMRVHYYYQQLLDELVWAPLDMPTLVMENVHNPPERIFWKAVVLLPSEHESVASLADRILSDWLEMKLAGSQQASKMMEEQRDGTLQTLHLSNTIREKGHGTHEVHVSIKVSRGPLSEDGLSQMEECCELQGTGALIMLLPALTFSEDDGNEQDVPLLSALLQLKQLQQASSGHCPLPLVILVPGPDRITCNTGKLEEELMLPMLVKDGLISEYILLFIPESTNDMQGTKELSCALRWLVPRAPPPIPLCCRTLVQLVEDNLSQEFSGRVSAHCRQRAAAGLPPPDPAPVIQLYNGVISHIAAAVSSEELSKIWWPPGEFCNPDNGRFVPNLGWNSGSHLAWLRQAVLNLQLPQWRQELSNSDTWSELCSSIYGYADQIQATHGSRPLIMSRLENLLERVRIKSQRRRISASKQSFNFWDGTHDADPAYSQIPWVDVLVICIDHKLRDWQLPEPVCEDAITDDGEILVYYLRESLKGFQPPEEWIESVRMTHREKQRDDNGTSSATCTTPNQLTVRHRLFPSVLEAPLDVSHTPTALEALTHKVFQTLEEEKTESRRSTQQLQRWLDGGDCVDDWATPLLIPSSILLSMPAFVKRDSSAKPSDAPFTKEAPSLEPVPKDKRSRLPLTERLRELRQQIEASQREDSLCKLKLSAMMSIVED, encoded by the exons ATGAATCCATCGAAGCCATTTGGAGGAGGTTTCCAAGCTCCGAGCAACGCTAATCCGAGTTTGTTCCCGTCATTTGGACAGCAACCCTCCGGCAGCCTGCCTCGCAATGTGGGCATTTTCCAATCGTCAGCGTTCGGTCTGCCATCGGCCTCCATAGTACCCGGTAATATCATGTTTGCACAGGGTCCTTCGTTTGGACAGCAAGCAGCGCAAAGCTCGTCGTTCTCCAGCCAGTCTCCAGCTTTAAGCCAACGTCCTGTGGGGGCAAGCAACGCTGGCTTCGGCTGCAATGCTGGGCCAGCCTTTGGAGCTATGAGTGGATCAAGCCAGGGTTCCGCTTTTGGACAGACACCCGCATTTGGACAGCAGTCTGCATTTGGTCAGGACCCAAGTTTTGGACAGCTCTCGACAGGTTTTGGACAAAAGCTCCCAGGCTTTGGACAACAGCCTGCAGTATTTGGAAGCACTCAAAACAGCTCAGGATCTACTGCTGCTTCATTAGTGCCACCTCAGCAGATAAGTTTTGCACACTCTGTTTTTGGACAAGCACCAAGTACCACCGCTGCCGGTAGTGTGTTTGGTACGACTCCGACCCAGAGCAGAGGATTTGGATCTGAATTCAGTTTCAAGCCAGCCAGTGAAGTTCTTTTCAAACCAATCTACAGTGGCAGTCCTGAACCCAGTCACCCTCAAACCACGCCGCTGTCCACCTTACCTCCTTTTGGTAGCACCACAGAGAAGACGAGTTCCGGCACTGctggtagcagcagcagcaccatcaCTGGCTTCTCTGGGGCAAAATTGGGATCATTGGGCTTTAGTTTCTCTCAGCCTGCTGCTGCTCCATCCCTTCCGCTCCAAAACAACCCAGTAACAAGCGGCGTCAGTAACAGCGGCCCTTCCAGTGCTCTGCAATTCACCTTTTCCCAGCCTGCCGCCGCGCCCTCCACTTCCAACACCAATGCTCCAATGGGCCAGCCTAAAACACCATCCACTTTTAGCTTTTCAACCAAACCCCTCCAAGCGCAGACGGCCCAACTCTTTGGTGGAAACGCAATCATTCAGCCCTCCGCTTTCAGCGACAATCAATCCAAAGCGGAGCCCGGTCAAAGGAGCCAGGGTGGAGACGCCAATGTATTTGCGCCGTTTAGAAAAGGCACCAAACGTAAAGAAGAAGACCCGGCAACGAGTGCGCCCAATGCTGCAGCAGCGCCGCAAGCTATTGCGGAGGAGGCCGAAACAACGGACTCCTCTTCACCCAGGCAGCCCCCCAAAAGACCTCTCATGAGAACTCGGCCCACTGCGGGGCTCTTCAGCAGAGCGCTGAGCGGATTGCGAAAAGCTGCCACCACTTCGGTCCAACAAGAGGGAAAGGAACCTCTGCAGCAGAAAGCCCAGCTGGAGGAGTTGACGAGCCAGCATCCCCAAGTGACGCGTGAACATGCGACTCCTAGCACATCGGCCGTACAAACCATGAGCACTGAGGTAGTGGAAAAAGCCCAAGAGTCAG ACTTGCAAGACCCCCGAGAAGCGATGGGCGAAAGCAAGACGCCAAGGAGAACTGGCGCGCGGAGCGAGAGCTTGGACGGCGAGAGCTTGGACGGCGAGAGCGGGACGTCTCCCACTGACTGGACCGTCCTTCAGTGCAGGAACATCCCGGCGGCCCTCAACAAAAAGAACATCATTGAGAAGCATTTCTCTCAATTTGGCAACGTGAGCAAGCTCCAATGCCGGCCTTCCAAGGGATTAGCCATGGTGCACTTTGAAAGCCAC GCATCTGCAGCCAAGGCAAAGAAGAACGGCAAGCTCCTGCATCAGCAAGAACTCCTCCTTTTGTGGCAGCGAAAGAAGCAAAGCGCGACTCAATTCTTAA GTCCAGGGGATAAAAGCAGAAGAGCCGTGGGGAAAAAAGCAGCGGAGAAGGGCAACGAGGCTGCTCATTTCAAGGCTTTCAAACGACCCGTACTTGGCGACACCTTTACCCGCAG TAACTCACCGTCGAAGAGGCCAGCGGTAACTCTCCAGCTTGACTCGGAACTTCCGAAGGAGAACGTCACCACGACTCAGCTCTCGGAGTGCCTCGCGCCCCTCATCGGCGTCACGGCAGAGACGACGGAGGACAAGTACCGGCTTCTAGAGCAGAGGGACAAGATTTTGCGACAAG GTCGGCCCAAAAGTACGGACATGGACCTCTCCAAGGTCTTCGTAGGAACGTGTCCTGACATGTGTCCTGAGAAGGAGAGATACATGAGGGAAACAAGAAATCAGCTCAGCATATACGAAGTCCTCCCCAACACAGAGATG GTGGATCACGGAGCAGCCATCAAAGAGTACAGTCGTTCATCCGCTGACCAGGAGGAGCCCCTTCCTCACGAGTTACGCCCCTTGCCGGTACTCGCCATGACCATGGACTATCTGGTCACtcagatcatggaccaaggtcACGACAGCTTGCGGGATTGGTACGATTTTGTCTGGAACAGGACCCGGGCTATCCGAAAG GACATCACCCAGCAGCGTTTGTGCTGCCCGCACACCGTGTCACTGATCGAGAAGTGCACACGCTTCCACTTACACTGCGCCCACCATCTCTGCGAAGAGCCAATGTCCGTTTTTGAAGTCAAGATCAACAACGAGAACTTGACAAAGTGCTTGCAAAGCCTGAAAGAGATGTACGAGGACCTGGAGGGCCGTCACGTCTTGTGCCCCCGCGAGGCTGAGTTCCGCCAGTACAGTGTCCTGTTGAAGCTCAACGACGGCGACATCCTGCG TGAGGTCCAACAGTTCCGGGACGAAGTGCGCAACTCCCCCGAAGTGCATTTTGCCGTGCAGGCTTTTGCCGCTCTCAACAGCAACAACTTTGTGCGCTTCTTCAAGCTGGTGAAAAGGGCATCCTACCTGGCCAGTTGCCTCCTCCACAGATATTTCAATCAG GTCCGAGCAAAGGCATTGAAGACCTTGAACACTGCTCACACTGTGGGTCCGCGCTCAACTGCTTTTCCTGTGGACGACATCGTTCGGATGTTGATGTTCTGCAGTGCCAAAGAAGCAACCGACTTCATCCAGAAGTACGGCCTCAATGTCAGCGAGGG CGTGGTGGATCTGAATCGGGTAGCCTATCAGGAGCCAGAGTTGCTATCCCAGAAGAAGTCTCAGGTCATTCAGGCTAAGAAAACAACCTCGACTGGGGAAGTGGTGAATGGAGGCCCCCTCCCCAATCCCCCTCAGCACAAACCTGTCTGCACCTTTGACTCTTACAACAAATACAGAGGAGAAGGCCCCTTGACTGAGTCTGCACCCAATCCATTTAAAG CTATTGCTGCCAAAGTAGAAGTGAAGGCCCCGCCCAGCATCCAATTCCAGACCCAAGTTTCACCTGATGTCCCCAATGTTTTTGGGGTGAGAGCAGAGAAGACCGAGTCCAGCCTTTCTTTCCCAAGCGTGGCCCTCCAAGCTGAAGAAGCAGCGCAGCTCCTCCAGCCTGTAGCGCAGCCGCCCGCTGTCAAAGCACCGTCACCTGTACCGGAACCTCAACCAGTGTTCAGCGATGAG GACATTACGGCCGAAGTGGATTGTTTGATTGACGAAATGGTTGAGACATCGGCGAGAGCGGTAGCTGCTGACGGTGCCGCTTATGCCGCAGCAGCACTTGT TGAGAGCAGTGTGCAGGCAGAGTCCGTACTGAATGAAGTTTTAGGAGAAGTGCTGCAAGAATTGTCTTCTCGCGAGATCCTTCTGGAACAAGAGCGTGTCGCTGAAGAGCAACGCAGGATTGAGGAAGCAAG ACGGAGACAGGAGCTGGAGAACCTTTTGTCCAAGTTCAGGCTCTCTTTGTTCGCAGAGATCACGCAGGAAGTATTAGATGAGACTATCCAGGAGATTGCCGCCACTGTCTTCCG TCAAGCAGTGGATGAGAAAGCACGCTGTGTCGCTCAATGCTCTCAAGAAGTCTGCACTAGTTTCATTGAGGACACTTTGAAAGCAGACATTGCTCTGCTCGTCGAAGAGATCCTCACGGCTGAGCTGCAGCGCGCTCGCAAGTACATCAAAAG GTGGCGTGATGTGGTAGCGGTGCGCCGGCAGCTGAAGAGACAGATGAGAGGTTTCCCGGCAGCTCCTTGCTTCGTGGACCCTCGCTTCAAATTGAAGGCGCTGTCTCCGAGCGCTCCGGCGCAGCAGTCTGTTGAGGATCTGACCCGTGGAATAGTACACCTGGGAAATGCAGGAAGGTTATCTCTATCCAGCACCAG GGCATTGAAAATGAGATATTTGGCTGTCCACCAAATGAGAGTCCACTACTACTATCAGCAGCTTCTTGA TGAGTTAGTGTGGGCACCACTCGACATGCCCACGCTGGTGATGGAAAATGTCCACAACCCACCTGAAAGAATCTTCTGGAAAGCTGTTGTCTTACTGCCCAGTGAGCACGAGAGTGTCGCCAGCCTGGCAGACAG GATTCTGTCCGATTGGCTCGAAATGAAGCTTGCTGGCAGCCAGCAAGCTTCAAAGATGATGGAGGAACAGCGGGATGGAACTCTGCAGACCCTCCACCTGTCCAACACAATCAGGGAGAAGGGGCATGGTACCCATGAAGTCCATGTCAGCATCAAG GTGTCCAGAGGTCCGTTGTCCGAAGACGGTTTATCTCAAATGGAGGAGTGCTGCGAGCTGCAAGGGACAGGAGCACTGATCATGTTGCTCCCGGCGCTGACCTTCTCGGAGGACGATGGTAACGAGCAGGACGTCCCTCTGCTCTCGGCCTTGCTTCAGCTCAAACAGTTGCAGCAAGCCAGCAGCGGGCACTGCCCGCTGCCTCTTGTCATTCTGGTGCCGGGCCCTGATCGCATCACCTGCAACACTGGCAAACTTGAAGAAG AACTGATGCTGCCTATGCTCGTAAAGGATGGCCTCATATCAGAGTATATCTTGTTGTTCATCCCAGAAAGCACAAATGATATGCAAGGAACCAAAGAG CTCAGCTGCGCTCTGCGTTGGCTCGTGCCCCGTGCACCTCCACCTATCCCACTTTGCTGCCGCACCCTGGTGCAACTCGTGGAGGACAACTTGAGTCAGGAGTTCAGCGGTAGGGTTTCTGCTCACTGCCGGCAACGTGCCGCTGCCGGCCTCCCGCCGCCGGATCCCGCTCCCGTCATCCAGCTATACAACGGCGTCATAAGCCACATTGCCGCCGCGGTGTCGTCGGAGGAGCTCTCCAAGATCTGGTGGCCGCCAGGAGAATTCTGTAACCCTGACAACGGCCGGTTTGTTCCAAATCTGGGCTGGAACTCTGGCTCGCACTTGGCCTGGTTGCGTCAAGCCGTCCTCAACTTGCAGCTCCCACAATGGAGGCAAGAACTTTCAAACTCAG ACACTTGGTCCGAGCTGTGCTCCTCCATCTATGGCTACGCCGATCAGATCCAAGCGACGCATGGCAGTCGGCCCCTCATCATGTCACGTCTGGAAAATCTCCTGGAGCGGGTCAGAATCAAAAGCCAGCGCAGGAGAATTTCTGCTTCTAAGCAGAGCTTCAACTTTTGGGATGGGACACACGACGCAGATCCGGCCTATAGTCAGATCCCTTGGGTTGACGTGCTGGTCATCTGCATTGACCACAAACTGAGAGACTGGCAGCTTCCTGAACCTGTCTGTGAAG ACGCTATCACAGATGATGGGGAAATCCTGGTTTACTATCTGAGGGAGTCATTAAAGGGCTTCCAGCCACCCGAGGAATGGATCGAGTCGGTCCGAATGACGCACAGGGAAAAACAGCGAGACGACAATGG GACAAGTTCAGCTACCTGTACTACACCCAACCAGCTGACAGTTCGGCATCGATTGTTCCCGAGCGTTCTGGAAGCCCCTCTGGACGTCTCACACACCCCCACAGCACTAGAGGCGCTTACCCACAAGGTGTTCCAGACGTTGGAGGAAGAGAAGACTGAAAGCAGAAG GAGCACGCAGCAGCTCCAGCGTTGGCTAGATGGTGGTGACTGTGTGGACGACTGGGCCACACCACTCctcattccgtcttccatcctGCTCTCCATGCCTGCTTTTGTAAAGCGCGACTCCTCGGCCAAGCCTTCGGATGCTCCTTTCACCAAG GAAGCGCCGAGTCTCGAGCCGGTGCCGAAAGACAAGCGGAGTCGTTTGCCGCTGACCGAGCGACTGAGAGAGCTTCGGCAGCAGATTGAAGCAAGCCAAAGGGAAGACTCGCTCTGCAAACTGAAACTGAGTGCAATGATGAGCATTGTGGAAGACTGA